One Marinobacter panjinensis DNA segment encodes these proteins:
- a CDS encoding [protein-PII] uridylyltransferase, whose protein sequence is MDFSELEASISNDASPVRAARELLKERYNADAEAFRQGADVRALVHSRSGTLDTVLALIWNRYAFASSPDISLIAVGGYGRGELHPHSDIDLLILTRNGIEEGWQEDLGAFVTLLWDLKLDIGHSVRSIEESLSAAREDVTILTNLLETRTIAGPDELRNELSQQVYSDAISSDRDYFIAKREEQKRRHAKYGDTEYNLEPNVKGSPGALRDIQTIGWITKRHFGLQNIADLTRFSILTEEEHQILLQGETFLWRLRYGLQLIADRNENRLLFDHQRALAEMLGYRDEGKRLGVELMMQSYYRTVLALAELADVILQYYDEAILGSGSDDDILPLNKRFQIRNYYIEAVNNQVFAYAPYAIMEIFVLMAQHPEIKGIRATTIRSLRAHRHLIDDAFRSDLAVTSLFMELLRTPHALDQTLSAMKKYNVLGRYLPEFGQIIGQMQHDLFHIYTVDAHTMRVIRNMVRLDSTEARNDYPLASRLIHRLPKLETLYIAGLYHDVAKGRGGDHSELGAIDVEDFCQRHHLSERDTQLASWLVENHLLMSMTAQRKDISDPDIIHGFAQSVPSQIHLDYLYVLTVCDISATNPKLWNTWRASLLRQLYIETKRALRRGSETPVDRQEWVRATQSEAREILHAQNMTDEQIDNIWDTLDEDYFLQDSTVDIAWQTAAIIRHGDDPDPLVLIRDTRGGPTDGYSQIIIYMSDRIDLFAATTAVLEQLNLNIVDARISSSEGPFSISSYIVLDEKGKPLGIDPARKDRVRRRLIEELDDPEDYPDIIHRRTPRQLKHFAFPTEVTFSSDTVNQRTVVEVVTPDRPGLLARVGQVLLEHRVRLTNAKIATLGERVEDVFFVTDEHGEQISDPAACQALQQDLCQMLDDTQ, encoded by the coding sequence GTGGACTTCAGCGAACTTGAAGCCAGTATCAGCAATGATGCCTCGCCCGTGCGGGCAGCCCGGGAGCTACTGAAGGAACGCTACAACGCAGATGCGGAAGCGTTCCGGCAGGGAGCTGACGTTCGTGCTCTGGTGCATTCCAGATCCGGCACTCTGGACACGGTGTTGGCTTTGATCTGGAACCGTTATGCCTTTGCCTCCTCCCCGGACATTTCCCTGATCGCCGTCGGCGGCTATGGTCGGGGCGAGCTCCACCCCCATTCTGATATCGATCTGCTGATATTGACCCGCAACGGTATAGAAGAGGGCTGGCAGGAAGATCTGGGCGCCTTCGTGACCCTGCTGTGGGATCTGAAGCTGGACATTGGCCACAGCGTTCGCAGCATCGAAGAGAGCCTGAGCGCCGCCCGGGAAGATGTCACCATCCTGACCAACCTGCTGGAAACCCGCACCATTGCCGGGCCGGATGAACTGCGCAACGAACTCAGCCAACAGGTGTATTCCGACGCCATCAGTTCCGACCGCGACTATTTCATCGCCAAACGGGAAGAGCAGAAACGCCGGCACGCGAAGTACGGGGACACGGAGTACAACCTGGAGCCAAACGTGAAAGGCTCTCCCGGGGCCCTGCGGGATATACAGACCATCGGCTGGATTACCAAGCGGCACTTCGGCCTGCAGAACATCGCCGATCTGACCCGCTTCAGCATACTGACCGAGGAAGAACACCAGATTCTGCTTCAGGGCGAAACCTTCCTGTGGCGTCTGCGATATGGCCTGCAACTGATCGCCGACCGCAATGAAAACCGCCTGCTGTTTGATCATCAACGCGCCCTTGCCGAGATGCTGGGTTACCGGGATGAAGGCAAACGGCTTGGTGTTGAGCTGATGATGCAGTCCTATTACCGCACGGTATTGGCGCTGGCCGAGCTGGCGGATGTGATCCTGCAGTACTACGACGAGGCCATTCTGGGTTCAGGCAGTGACGACGACATACTGCCCCTGAACAAACGCTTCCAGATCCGCAATTACTATATTGAGGCGGTTAACAACCAGGTTTTCGCCTACGCCCCCTATGCCATTATGGAAATCTTCGTGCTGATGGCCCAGCACCCGGAGATCAAGGGCATCAGGGCCACCACGATCCGTTCCCTGCGGGCACACCGGCACCTGATTGACGACGCCTTCCGCTCGGACCTGGCGGTTACTTCCCTGTTCATGGAACTACTGCGCACCCCGCACGCTCTCGACCAGACTCTGTCTGCGATGAAGAAATACAACGTGCTTGGCCGTTACCTACCGGAATTTGGCCAGATCATCGGCCAGATGCAGCACGACCTGTTCCACATCTACACAGTCGACGCCCACACCATGCGGGTGATTCGGAACATGGTGCGGCTGGACAGTACCGAAGCACGCAATGATTACCCCCTGGCGTCCCGGCTTATTCACCGGTTGCCGAAGCTGGAAACACTGTATATCGCCGGCCTCTACCACGACGTGGCCAAGGGCCGGGGCGGCGACCATTCAGAGTTGGGCGCCATCGACGTGGAAGACTTCTGTCAACGCCATCATCTCAGTGAGCGGGACACCCAGCTGGCCTCCTGGCTGGTGGAAAATCACCTGCTGATGTCCATGACGGCCCAGCGCAAGGACATCTCCGACCCTGATATCATTCACGGCTTTGCACAGTCGGTGCCCAGCCAGATTCACCTGGACTACCTCTATGTGTTGACGGTGTGCGACATCAGCGCCACCAACCCGAAACTCTGGAATACCTGGCGAGCGTCGCTGCTGCGTCAGCTTTATATCGAGACCAAACGGGCACTGCGGCGCGGCTCGGAAACACCGGTAGACCGTCAGGAGTGGGTGCGGGCCACCCAATCCGAAGCGCGGGAAATTCTCCACGCCCAGAATATGACCGACGAGCAGATCGACAACATCTGGGACACCCTGGACGAAGACTACTTCCTGCAGGATTCCACGGTGGATATCGCCTGGCAAACCGCCGCCATTATCCGCCACGGCGACGACCCGGACCCGCTGGTACTGATCCGCGATACCCGCGGCGGGCCCACGGACGGCTACTCCCAGATCATCATCTACATGAGCGATCGCATCGATCTGTTTGCCGCCACCACTGCGGTGCTGGAGCAACTGAATCTGAACATCGTGGATGCCCGCATCAGTTCCAGCGAAGGCCCCTTCTCCATCAGCTCCTACATTGTGCTGGACGAGAAAGGCAAGCCGCTGGGTATCGACCCGGCCCGGAAGGACCGTGTACGCAGGCGCCTGATCGAGGAACTGGATGACCCTGAGGATTACCCGGATATCATCCACCGACGCACCCCCAGGCAGCTCAAGCACTTTGCCTTCCCCACCGAGGTGACCTTCTCCAGCGACACCGTCAACCAGCGCACGGTGGTGGAAGTGGTCACCCCGGATCGCCCGGGCTTGCTGGCACGGGTCGGGCAGGTGCTGCTGGAGCATCGCGTGCGGCTGACCAACGCCAAGATAGCCACCCTTGGCGAGCGGGTAGAAGACGTATTTTTTGTAACCGACGAGCATGGCGAGCAGATCAGTGATCCTGCTGCCTGCCAGGCTCTGCAGCAGGATCTTTGCCAAATGCTGGACGACACCCAATGA
- the map gene encoding type I methionyl aminopeptidase has product MQVSIKTPEEIEKMRVAGRLAADVLEMIGEHVKPGVTTEELDTICHDYMVNEQKTIPAPLNYKGFPKSVCTSVNHVVCHGIPSEKKVLKEGDILNIDVTVIKDGWHGDTSKMFIVGKPKPGTERLIQITQECLYKGIELVKPGTRLGDIGHVIQQHAEKHRYSVVRDYCGHGIGQVFHEDPQVMHYGKPGTGMELQEGMTFTIEPMINQGKYHTKLLPDGWTVVTKDHKLSAQWEHTILVTADGHEVLTKRTEESF; this is encoded by the coding sequence ATGCAGGTATCGATCAAGACTCCGGAAGAAATCGAAAAGATGCGCGTCGCCGGCCGCCTGGCTGCCGACGTTCTCGAGATGATTGGCGAACACGTCAAGCCCGGCGTAACCACCGAGGAACTGGACACCATCTGCCACGACTACATGGTGAACGAGCAGAAGACCATTCCTGCACCGCTGAACTACAAGGGTTTCCCGAAATCAGTGTGCACTTCGGTGAACCATGTGGTCTGCCATGGCATCCCTTCCGAAAAGAAGGTTTTAAAGGAAGGCGACATCCTCAATATTGATGTCACCGTCATCAAGGATGGCTGGCACGGCGACACCAGCAAGATGTTTATTGTCGGCAAGCCCAAGCCGGGCACCGAGCGCCTGATCCAGATTACCCAGGAATGCCTATATAAAGGTATTGAACTGGTGAAACCGGGCACCCGGCTCGGGGACATCGGCCACGTTATCCAGCAGCATGCCGAAAAACATCGGTATTCCGTGGTGCGGGACTACTGCGGCCACGGCATTGGCCAGGTCTTCCATGAAGACCCTCAAGTAATGCACTACGGTAAGCCGGGAACCGGTATGGAGCTGCAGGAAGGCATGACCTTTACTATCGAACCGATGATCAATCAGGGCAAGTACCACACCAAGCTGTTACCGGATGGCTGGACGGTGGTCACCAAGGATCACAAACTCTCGGCGCAATGGGAGCACACCATACTGGTCACCGCAGACGGCCACGAGGTACTGACCAAACGTACGGAAGAGTCGTTCTAG
- the rpsB gene encoding 30S ribosomal protein S2 yields the protein MAQVNMRDLLKAGAHFGHQTRYWNPKMSKFIFGARNKIHIINLEQTVPAMNDALNFVHNLANSKNKILFVGTKRAAAKIIKEEALRSNQPYVNHRWLGGMLTNYKTIRQSIRRYRDLEAQSQDGTFDKLTKKEALDRTREMDRLERSIGGIKDMGGLPDALFVIDVDHERIAIKEANKLGIPVIGVVDTNSDPDGVDYVIPGNDDAIRAIQIYVQAVADTCLEASQAGAAGADEFVEVSEGAEGAAPAAE from the coding sequence ATGGCTCAGGTAAATATGCGTGACCTGCTGAAGGCAGGCGCTCACTTCGGTCACCAGACCCGTTACTGGAACCCGAAAATGTCGAAGTTCATCTTCGGCGCCCGTAACAAGATTCACATCATCAACCTTGAACAGACTGTTCCTGCGATGAACGATGCGTTGAACTTCGTTCATAACCTCGCAAACAGCAAGAACAAGATCCTGTTCGTTGGCACCAAGCGTGCAGCGGCCAAGATCATCAAGGAAGAAGCACTGCGCTCCAACCAGCCTTACGTGAACCATCGCTGGCTCGGCGGCATGCTGACCAACTACAAGACCATCCGCCAGTCGATCCGTCGCTACCGCGACCTGGAAGCACAGAGCCAGGACGGTACCTTCGACAAGCTGACCAAGAAAGAAGCCCTTGATCGCACCCGCGAAATGGACCGTCTTGAGCGCTCCATCGGCGGCATCAAGGACATGGGCGGCCTGCCGGACGCCTTGTTCGTTATCGACGTGGACCACGAGCGTATCGCCATCAAGGAAGCCAACAAGCTGGGCATTCCTGTTATTGGTGTTGTTGATACCAACAGCGACCCGGACGGCGTTGATTACGTGATCCCGGGTAACGACGATGCCATCCGCGCGATCCAGATTTACGTGCAGGCCGTTGCTGATACCTGCCTTGAAGCATCCCAGGCAGGTGCTGCCGGCGCTGACGAGTTTGTAGAAGTCAGCGAAGGCGCGGAAGGTGCTGCTCCCGCCGCGGAGTAA
- the tsf gene encoding translation elongation factor Ts, producing MAAITAAMVKELRERTGLGMMECKKALVEAEGSVDAAIEELRKSSGLKAAKKAGRTAAEGVSLIKVSDDNTVAYILEVNSETDFVARDDNFMNFANDVLNVAFENGKTDVAELMEGDLEAKREALVQKIGENITVRRIVRVEGPVVGAYVHSTNKIAAVVALTAGDPEVARDVAMHVAAVNPRVGKPEDMPADELEKEKAVIKAQPDMEGKPAEIVEKMMGGRIKKFLAENSLVEQPFVKNPDQTVGQLIKENGADLASFVRLEVGEGIEREEVDFAAEVAAAAGTGKS from the coding sequence ATGGCTGCAATTACTGCCGCAATGGTCAAAGAGCTCCGTGAGCGCACGGGCCTTGGCATGATGGAGTGCAAGAAAGCACTGGTAGAGGCTGAAGGAAGCGTTGATGCTGCAATTGAAGAGCTGCGCAAGTCTTCCGGCCTGAAGGCTGCCAAGAAAGCGGGCCGTACCGCCGCTGAAGGTGTTTCCCTGATTAAAGTGTCTGACGACAACACTGTCGCCTACATCCTGGAAGTGAACTCCGAAACTGACTTCGTTGCCCGTGATGACAACTTCATGAACTTCGCCAACGACGTTCTGAATGTTGCTTTCGAAAACGGCAAAACCGACGTTGCCGAACTGATGGAAGGCGATCTGGAAGCCAAGCGTGAAGCGCTGGTTCAGAAGATTGGCGAGAACATCACCGTTCGTCGCATCGTGCGGGTGGAAGGCCCGGTTGTGGGCGCTTACGTACACAGCACCAACAAGATTGCCGCTGTTGTGGCTCTCACCGCTGGTGACCCGGAAGTTGCACGGGACGTTGCCATGCACGTTGCCGCTGTTAACCCCCGGGTTGGCAAGCCGGAAGACATGCCGGCCGACGAGCTCGAGAAAGAAAAGGCCGTCATCAAGGCCCAGCCGGACATGGAAGGCAAGCCTGCCGAAATCGTCGAGAAGATGATGGGCGGCCGCATCAAGAAGTTCCTGGCGGAAAACAGCCTGGTCGAGCAACCGTTCGTCAAGAATCCTGACCAGACCGTCGGTCAGCTGATCAAGGAAAACGGAGCCGATCTGGCCAGCTTTGTCCGTCTGGAAGTTGGCGAAGGTATTGAGAGGGAAGAAGTGGACTTCGCTGCCGAGGTCGCTGCTGCAGCGGGCACCGGTAAGTCCTGA
- the pyrH gene encoding UMP kinase produces the protein MPKSSNTQPRYKRVLLKLSGEALVGDHGFGIDPKVLDRMALDIGSLIGIGVQVGLVIGGGNLFRGAALNAAGMDRVTGDHMGMLATVMNGLAMRDALERSNIRTRVMSAIPMSGIVEHYDRRRAVRDLKDGDVVIFCAGTGNPFFTTDSAACLRGIEIEADAVLKATKVDGVYSADPYKDSTAEKYEHLTYDEVLDKKLGVMDLTAICLARDHGMPLRVFDMNRAGALTRIVTGESEGTLIE, from the coding sequence ATGCCGAAGTCGTCCAATACCCAGCCCAGATACAAACGTGTTTTGCTCAAGCTCAGTGGCGAAGCCCTGGTGGGCGACCATGGTTTTGGTATTGACCCCAAAGTGCTTGATCGTATGGCGCTGGATATTGGCTCCCTGATTGGTATTGGTGTCCAGGTAGGCCTGGTGATCGGTGGTGGTAACCTGTTCCGTGGTGCTGCTCTGAACGCGGCCGGCATGGACAGGGTGACAGGCGATCACATGGGAATGCTGGCAACCGTGATGAACGGGCTGGCCATGCGCGATGCCCTTGAGCGCTCCAACATTCGTACCCGGGTTATGTCTGCCATCCCCATGAGTGGTATTGTTGAACATTACGACCGCCGCCGCGCCGTACGCGATCTGAAAGACGGCGACGTGGTGATCTTCTGTGCGGGTACGGGAAATCCGTTTTTTACAACCGATTCAGCGGCTTGTCTGCGCGGCATCGAGATTGAAGCTGATGCGGTGCTAAAAGCCACCAAGGTTGATGGTGTTTACTCCGCGGATCCCTACAAAGACTCGACCGCGGAAAAATACGAGCACCTCACTTACGATGAAGTGCTGGACAAGAAACTGGGCGTGATGGATCTGACCGCCATCTGCCTTGCCCGGGACCATGGCATGCCCCTTCGGGTCTTCGATATGAACCGGGCTGGCGCGCTGACCCGGATTGTAACCGGGGAATCTGAAGGCACATTGATTGAGTAA
- the frr gene encoding ribosome recycling factor, translating to MIDDIKADAEKKMKKSLESLNSAFNKIRTGRAHPSILDSVMVDYYGQETPLKQVCSVNVEDNRTLSVSPWEKPLLPKIEKAIMMSDLGLNPSNNGEVIRIPMPMLTEETRKEMVKQARADAEHGKVSVRNARRDANSTLKELLKEKEINEDEERHGEEEIQKLTDRYIADIEKQLKAKEEDLMAV from the coding sequence GTGATTGACGATATTAAAGCTGATGCCGAAAAGAAAATGAAGAAAAGCCTTGAGTCCCTGAACTCGGCTTTCAACAAGATCCGTACCGGTCGTGCCCACCCCTCCATTCTGGACAGCGTAATGGTTGATTACTACGGCCAGGAGACACCGCTGAAGCAGGTTTGTAGCGTGAACGTGGAAGACAACCGTACTTTGTCAGTTTCGCCCTGGGAAAAGCCGCTGCTGCCGAAGATCGAGAAAGCGATCATGATGTCGGATCTGGGCCTCAACCCGTCGAACAACGGTGAAGTCATTCGTATTCCCATGCCGATGCTGACCGAAGAAACCCGTAAGGAAATGGTCAAGCAGGCCAGGGCAGATGCGGAACATGGCAAGGTTTCCGTCCGCAACGCGCGTCGGGATGCCAACAGCACGCTGAAAGAACTGCTGAAAGAAAAGGAAATCAACGAAGACGAAGAGCGCCACGGTGAGGAGGAAATCCAGAAATTGACCGACCGCTATATCGCCGATATCGAGAAGCAGCTAAAGGCCAAGGAAGAGGACCTGATGGCTGTCTGA
- the uppS gene encoding polyprenyl diphosphate synthase: MTESVSAEIPVAAGSQPRHVAIIMDGNNRWAKARRLKGVAGHKAGVKAVRSVVETCAREGVEVLTLFAFSSENWRRPEDEVSALMRLFLFALEREVKKLHRNDICLRIIGDRSAFSANLQEHMNRAEELTRDNTRMTLVIAANYGGHWDITQASRKVAEKVRKGELAPSDITDNLIQQHLSIGDLPMPDLMIRTAGEQRISNFMLWHLAYTELYFSPVYWPDFREQEMSQALQAYAGRKRRFGQTDDQIARVSSEQ, translated from the coding sequence ATGACGGAAAGTGTATCCGCAGAGATTCCGGTAGCGGCTGGCAGCCAGCCCCGGCATGTGGCCATTATCATGGATGGAAACAACCGCTGGGCCAAAGCCCGGCGGTTGAAGGGCGTTGCCGGCCATAAGGCCGGTGTTAAGGCCGTCAGGTCAGTGGTGGAAACCTGTGCCCGGGAAGGGGTGGAGGTATTGACACTTTTCGCGTTCTCCAGTGAGAACTGGCGCCGCCCCGAGGACGAAGTGTCGGCGCTGATGCGTCTGTTCCTGTTTGCCCTGGAGCGGGAAGTGAAAAAGCTCCATCGCAATGATATCTGCCTGCGCATTATCGGCGACCGCTCGGCCTTCAGTGCGAACCTTCAGGAACACATGAACCGTGCCGAAGAGCTCACCCGTGACAATACCCGGATGACTCTGGTCATAGCCGCAAACTACGGTGGCCACTGGGATATCACCCAGGCCAGCCGCAAAGTGGCCGAGAAGGTCCGCAAGGGTGAACTGGCGCCTTCGGATATCACCGACAACCTGATACAGCAGCACCTCTCCATTGGCGATTTGCCCATGCCCGACCTGATGATCAGGACGGCAGGTGAGCAGCGCATCAGCAATTTCATGCTCTGGCACCTGGCTTACACCGAGTTGTACTTTTCTCCTGTTTACTGGCCGGATTTCCGTGAACAGGAAATGAGCCAGGCGCTACAGGCGTATGCGGGCCGGAAACGCCGGTTTGGTCAGACTGACGACCAGATCGCCAGAGTGTCATCGGAACAATAA
- a CDS encoding phosphatidate cytidylyltransferase — MLKTRIITALILAPIAIGGIFFLPPLGFALFTGAIITIGAWEWANMSGIVAPAARVAYALVVAAVLYGLLNVPAVAVLWLALFWWVLCFVLVRGYPAGSERWGSVPARAIMGLLVLVPAWVGLNHIRTGGFQFGDSTNSLLVILYVFCVVWVADIGAYFSGRAFGKAKLAPRVSPGKSWAGVWGGLVAVAVFAVIISTLASATAAQSGLLVIASLVTGAVSVLGDLLESMLKRFRGIKDSSQLLPGHGGIMDRIDSLTAAIPVFALLITLLGWLTTGQW, encoded by the coding sequence GTGCTTAAAACCCGTATTATTACTGCGCTTATACTGGCGCCTATTGCCATCGGCGGCATTTTCTTCCTGCCACCCCTGGGCTTCGCCCTGTTTACCGGTGCCATCATCACGATTGGCGCCTGGGAGTGGGCCAATATGTCCGGCATAGTGGCGCCTGCGGCCCGTGTAGCCTATGCCCTGGTGGTTGCTGCGGTTCTCTATGGTCTGCTGAATGTACCGGCCGTGGCCGTTCTCTGGCTGGCGCTGTTCTGGTGGGTTCTGTGTTTTGTGCTGGTGCGCGGCTATCCGGCCGGTTCCGAGCGTTGGGGCAGTGTGCCGGCCCGGGCCATCATGGGGCTTCTGGTACTGGTTCCCGCCTGGGTCGGGCTCAACCATATCCGCACCGGCGGCTTCCAGTTTGGTGACAGCACCAACAGTCTGCTGGTGATTCTCTACGTTTTCTGTGTGGTGTGGGTAGCGGATATTGGTGCCTACTTCTCTGGCCGTGCATTCGGCAAGGCCAAGCTTGCGCCACGTGTCAGCCCTGGCAAGTCCTGGGCCGGCGTATGGGGTGGCCTGGTGGCAGTTGCCGTGTTCGCGGTCATTATCAGCACGCTGGCCTCGGCAACGGCGGCCCAGTCTGGTCTGCTGGTTATCGCCAGCCTGGTGACCGGTGCGGTTTCAGTGCTGGGCGACTTGCTTGAGAGCATGCTCAAACGTTTCCGCGGCATCAAGGACAGCAGTCAGCTGTTGCCGGGCCACGGTGGCATCATGGACAGAATCGACAGTCTGACGGCAGCCATTCCTGTATTCGCGCTTCTTATTACGCTGCTTGGTTGGCTGACCACGGGGCAATGGTGA
- the ispC gene encoding 1-deoxy-D-xylulose-5-phosphate reductoisomerase — MVTSVKRSITILGATGSIGLNTLDVVRRHPDRFSVHALTASTSVESMAELCHEFRPRYAVMADQQAARALSEVLSDLPSVTVLSGKEALGQVAADAEADTVMAAIVGAAGLPPTLAAVRAGKRVLLANKEALVMSGKLFMDAVAASGAEVLPIDSEHNAIFQCMPPDKIRNTGGAGITRILLTASGGPFRTHSAEALRHVSPAEACAHPNWSMGQKISVDSATLMNKGLELIEACWLFNTTPEMIEVHVHPESIIHSMVEYADGSVLAQLGSPDMRTPIANGLAWPERIDAGVAPLDLFRIGQFNFERPDLERFPCLRLAAEAFQQGGTAPAVLNAANEEAVAAFLAGKLGFADIPSIIEQTLAATEVVPADSFDTIFAKDTEARALAREQILRRAV; from the coding sequence ATGGTGACCTCTGTGAAGCGATCCATAACGATACTGGGTGCAACAGGCTCCATAGGCCTGAATACGCTGGACGTCGTCCGCCGGCATCCGGATCGTTTTTCGGTGCATGCGCTGACCGCCAGTACCAGTGTCGAGAGCATGGCGGAACTGTGCCATGAATTTCGCCCCCGCTATGCGGTGATGGCGGATCAGCAAGCTGCCCGGGCATTAAGCGAAGTACTTTCCGACCTGCCATCGGTCACCGTTCTCAGTGGTAAGGAAGCGCTGGGCCAGGTGGCGGCAGATGCCGAAGCCGATACCGTCATGGCCGCCATTGTTGGCGCGGCCGGCCTGCCACCCACATTGGCGGCTGTGCGGGCTGGCAAGCGTGTATTGCTGGCCAACAAGGAAGCGCTGGTGATGTCCGGCAAGCTGTTCATGGACGCGGTCGCTGCCTCCGGGGCGGAAGTGCTGCCAATCGACAGCGAGCACAATGCGATTTTTCAGTGCATGCCCCCCGACAAGATCCGCAATACCGGCGGCGCAGGCATCACCCGCATTCTGCTGACGGCATCGGGTGGCCCTTTCCGTACCCATTCCGCCGAGGCGCTGCGTCATGTGTCGCCGGCAGAGGCCTGTGCGCATCCCAACTGGTCGATGGGCCAGAAAATCTCGGTGGATTCGGCAACACTGATGAATAAAGGGCTGGAATTGATCGAAGCCTGCTGGCTGTTCAATACCACGCCGGAAATGATCGAAGTGCATGTGCACCCGGAAAGCATCATTCACTCCATGGTTGAATACGCCGATGGCTCCGTGCTTGCCCAGCTCGGCAGCCCCGACATGCGCACGCCGATTGCCAACGGCCTGGCCTGGCCTGAGCGAATCGACGCCGGGGTGGCACCGCTGGACCTTTTCCGTATCGGGCAGTTCAATTTCGAAAGGCCCGACCTTGAGCGCTTCCCCTGCCTGCGGCTTGCTGCCGAGGCGTTTCAGCAGGGTGGAACCGCGCCAGCGGTACTGAATGCGGCGAATGAAGAGGCGGTGGCAGCGTTTCTTGCTGGTAAACTGGGTTTTGCCGACATTCCCTCTATCATTGAGCAGACCCTGGCGGCCACCGAGGTTGTGCCGGCCGACAGTTTCGATACCATCTTTGCCAAGGATACCGAAGCCCGCGCCCTGGCCCGGGAACAGATCCTGAGGCGGGCTGTCTGA
- the rseP gene encoding RIP metalloprotease RseP — MQIVETILALVLTLGILVTLHEFGHFWVARRCGVKVLRFSVGFGKPLFSWYDRQGTEFAVAAIPLGGYVKMLDEREGPVPEDEKHLAFNSKPPSKRIAIAAAGPVANFLFAIFAYWLLSVVGFTTVAPIIGEVNEGSVADRVGLASGMEIHEVDGHRVTSWRDVNMRLLERTGEFGEITIDVSRDGSRGTLTGSLDGWRLNDENPNPLGEFGVTPWRPDVPPVLGQIVTGGRAEAAGLKSGDRVVAVDGEPVSDWFELVSFIREAPETPLELTVERDGRTQQIVVTPAENKADDGTVTGLVGAGVSEVTWPDEVLRDVSYGPLAAIPNAVSETWGDTRLTLVAIKKMVTGLLSPSNLSGPITIARIAEASVSSGFEDFVRFLAYLSVSLGVLNLLPVPVLDGGHIVYYTIEAIRKKPLSEQAQAFGLRIGMAMILTLMVFALYNDLMRL, encoded by the coding sequence ATGCAGATAGTTGAAACCATACTGGCGCTGGTACTGACGCTGGGCATTCTGGTAACCCTTCATGAGTTCGGTCACTTCTGGGTGGCGCGGCGCTGTGGGGTAAAGGTGCTGCGTTTTTCGGTGGGTTTTGGCAAGCCATTATTCTCCTGGTACGACCGGCAGGGTACCGAGTTTGCGGTTGCTGCCATTCCGCTTGGTGGTTATGTAAAGATGCTGGACGAGCGGGAAGGGCCGGTACCTGAGGACGAGAAGCATCTGGCCTTCAACTCCAAACCGCCGTCAAAACGCATTGCCATTGCAGCGGCCGGCCCAGTGGCGAACTTCCTGTTTGCCATTTTTGCGTACTGGCTGCTCAGCGTAGTGGGTTTCACCACCGTCGCGCCCATCATCGGAGAGGTCAACGAGGGCAGCGTTGCTGACCGCGTGGGGCTCGCCTCTGGTATGGAGATCCACGAGGTTGACGGGCACCGGGTAACGTCCTGGCGTGACGTGAACATGCGCCTGCTTGAGCGTACCGGCGAGTTCGGTGAAATAACCATTGATGTCTCCCGCGACGGAAGCCGGGGCACGCTGACAGGGTCCCTGGACGGATGGCGCCTCAATGACGAGAACCCTAACCCTTTGGGTGAATTCGGCGTCACGCCCTGGCGGCCGGATGTACCGCCTGTCCTGGGACAGATTGTCACTGGAGGAAGGGCTGAAGCTGCGGGCCTGAAGTCCGGCGACCGGGTGGTTGCTGTGGATGGAGAACCGGTGTCTGACTGGTTCGAACTGGTCTCGTTTATTCGGGAAGCCCCCGAAACACCACTGGAGCTAACGGTTGAGCGCGACGGTCGCACCCAGCAGATTGTGGTAACACCTGCAGAAAACAAGGCAGACGACGGCACGGTTACCGGGCTTGTGGGGGCCGGCGTCAGTGAAGTGACATGGCCCGATGAAGTGCTGCGGGATGTCAGCTACGGGCCCCTGGCCGCGATCCCCAACGCCGTGTCCGAAACCTGGGGTGACACCCGGCTGACCCTGGTTGCCATCAAAAAAATGGTGACCGGGCTGCTGTCTCCCTCTAACCTTAGTGGCCCGATTACCATTGCAAGGATAGCCGAAGCCAGTGTAAGTTCCGGCTTTGAAGATTTTGTACGTTTTCTTGCCTACCTCAGTGTCAGCCTCGGGGTGCTGAATCTGTTGCCAGTACCGGTTCTGGATGGTGGGCATATTGTCTATTACACCATCGAAGCCATCCGTAAAAAGCCGCTTTCCGAACAGGCACAGGCTTTCGGGTTACGTATTGGTATGGCAATGATCCTCACATTAATGGTGTTTGCACTTTACAACGACCTGATGCGGTTGTGA